Below is a window of Quercus robur chromosome 6, dhQueRobu3.1, whole genome shotgun sequence DNA.
ATAAAGAATAGGTAGGAATGTGGTGCTGCAAAAGGCAGGTTTACAAATGAGAAGATCAGTACGCTGTGAAGGTTGAAGCAACTGTTGCAGCACATATAAGGAAGAAGAGATGAGAAATTGACAACTTGATGGAACTTCCAGCTGATGTACTACCTTCTATTGATGGCACGGTTTTAGATCCACTTCCTACAAAAGTGAACATCAACCCCAATGAGCAAATTAAGAGAACAAATAAATCCAATGATATTTCATTGATGAGTATAAATTTAATAGAACTTGTTCAATGTCACTTATTTCTTAAGGTTCTTTGTAAGGATTGAACTTTTTGAACATAGAATTTGGTTTGTATAAGTCAACATGATAATTTTGCACAATTGAACAAATGATGAAGCAGTTTGTACCTGAAGGAACTGAATCCGAAGATGTTGGTGATCCTGCAGGAGAGTTGGATGGTGAAGCAGCTGCTGATATTCAAAAGGCAAGTTAgcatagatttaaaaaaaaaaaaaaaatgctcaattATGAGAATTTTACATCCATCCACAAGCTAAACAAGCAGTTTTGATGGGCAAATTACTACTTTTACAGTTAAAATGAGAATTTGAATATGGGTTCTTACCATTACAGCTACTGAGAGGTGGGGTCTGAACATTACAGGCACCAGGCAAAGCTAGAGTCTGAGTTTGGTTGATGTTGATCCCCAATGATGAGCTACCTCCATTAAGGACTTGGCACAAGCATTGTGGTTGTGAGCGGACTACAATAGCAAGCTGTGAGCAGCAGCCTGAAGATGGGGTTGAGGTGTTGCCAGTAATGTAGTTAAGGCATGGTGACATACTGATGATCACATTTGTACAACTTGACTGAGCCGAAGCTCCTGCCCAGAGCATAGTCACCAAGACTAGGACCAGTCCCATCTCCATTTTTGTATAAGCCATTGGAATTGGATGatctcaaattcaaatataagctGGAAATGCCTGTGGATTTCTGTGATCTTGTAGCACTTAACTGACTTAAGTTTTGATTAGTTTGGTGGAGAAAGGGAAAGATGTATAGGTTTTTGTAGGGAAATCAATCAAGATAGAGACAAATGAATGATGGGTTATGTGGCTCAACAACTTCTCCTACTCTTTAACAGGTTTCTAACGCGTGGTACTTGGCATTTGGCATgcttaaaagtttgtttttagACCTGGAGACTTGGAATCTTCTTCTGTAGTTTAGCTTTAGGAAGAAAATATTACTTTTTGAAGTTCGGCTATGTAGGTGACTGACTGACTTTTAATATTATTTGGCAAGGGGCTAATAAGAACTTTCTAGGATTTCAAAGCTGGAGTCTTTAGACACCTATTTTGAGAAGAAACTAGAGAGCATAACGTGTTTCTGACTCCACCTTCACTAGAATTGGCTTTGTACCTCTAATCTTTGAGAATCTGAACTTATAGGGTAGATAGAAAGCAGAAATTtcctatagaaaaaaaaaaggggatacATGATGTAACATAGGTTTGAGTATTGGAGGAGGTTGATACTTCCCTGATAATGACATACCTTAATGTTTCTTTGCTTCGAGCATAAGAAAATTGACTTGGCTAATGGTTGCTATTTGTGATTGAGTGACATCTATCTAGGGAGCATGTCAGCAACTCTATCAAATGTATTTTTCCTCAGA
It encodes the following:
- the LOC126689465 gene encoding non-specific lipid transfer protein GPI-anchored 5-like isoform X1, with protein sequence MAYTKMEMGLVLVLVTMLWAGASAQSSCTNVIISMSPCLNYITGNTSTPSSGCCSQLASVVRSQPQCLCQVLNGGSSSLGININQTQTLALPGACNVQTPPLSSCNAAASPSNSPAGSPTSSDSVPSGSGSKTVPSIEGSTSAGSSIKLSISHLFFLICAATVASTFTAY
- the LOC126689465 gene encoding non-specific lipid transfer protein GPI-anchored 5-like isoform X3 produces the protein MAYTKMEMGLVLVLVTMLWAGASAQSSCTNVIISMSPCLNYITGNTSTPSSGCCSQLASVVRSQPQCLCQVLNGGSSSLGININQTQTLALPGACNVQTPPLSSCNAASPSNSPAGSPTSSDSVPSGSGSKTVPSIEGSTSAGSSIKLSISHLFFLICAATVASTFTAY